Proteins found in one Anabas testudineus chromosome 1, fAnaTes1.2, whole genome shotgun sequence genomic segment:
- the rln3b gene encoding relaxin-3b: MWKSTLLTVGLLVALVYRVRSNDGHSSFYGVKLCGREFIRAVIFTCGGSRWRRSTGYSALIGEDSFDPWNTNLIPDLTREQDSAESHPWKHQTLDVASVDAGFSRAARSPVSEEVLETLLSADRKGRDVVVGLSNACCKRGCSKSEISSLC, translated from the exons ATGTGGAAGTCAACACTCTTGACTGTGGGCTTATTGGTGGCGCTGGTATACAGGGTGCGCTCTAATGATGGCCATTCCTCTTTCTATGGTGTAAAACTGTGTGGGAGAGAGTTCATAAGAGCTGTCATCTTTACTTGTGGTGGTTCTCGATGGAGAAGAAGCACAGGATACTCAG CTCTTATTGGAGAAGACTCCTTCGACCCATGGAACACAAATCTTATTCCTGATCTTACTAGAGAGCAGGATTCTGCAGAGTCACATCCATGGAAACATCAGACACTGGATGTGGCATCTGTAGATGCTGGATTTAGCCGTGCAGCTCGCTCCCCTGTTTCAGAGGAGGTGCTGGAAACTCTATTGAGTGCAGATAGGAAAGGACGGGATGTAGTGGTCGGACTGTCAAACGCCTGCTGCAAGCGGGGCTGTAGCAAGAGTGAAATCAGCTCTCTCTGCTGA